The Fulvivirga ligni genome window below encodes:
- a CDS encoding nucleotide pyrophosphohydrolase, translating to MTLEEAQKIVDEWINTTGVRYFNELTNTAILTEEVGEVARIMARRYGEQSEKESDKNKDLGDEMADVLWVLICLANQTGIDLTEAFKKNLEKKSIRDKDRHKNNEKLK from the coding sequence ATGACCCTGGAAGAAGCTCAGAAGATCGTAGATGAATGGATTAACACCACTGGTGTGAGGTACTTTAATGAACTGACCAACACTGCCATTCTCACAGAGGAAGTAGGGGAGGTTGCTCGTATTATGGCCAGAAGATATGGCGAACAATCCGAAAAGGAATCTGATAAGAATAAGGACCTTGGCGATGAAATGGCTGATGTGCTATGGGTGCTCATCTGCCTGGCTAACCAAACCGGGATAGATCTTACCGAGGCTTTTAAAAAGAACCTTGAAAAGAAATCTATCCGCGATAAAGATAGACATAAGAATAATGAGAAGTTGAAGTAA
- a CDS encoding 2-phosphosulfolactate phosphatase gives MKKIDVCLSPELIHLFDLKGKVVVIVDILRATSCMTTGIAHGVKAIRPFADRDACIKMREQGYFIAGERNGIKVEGFDLGNSPFDYMAENVKNQKVAVTTTNGTVAIEKSAEAAEIIIGSFLNISAVADYLKKQDKDALIFCAGWKGKVNMEDSLFAGALVKRLKGEFVNECDAPLFAHTAFEYSEAQLLDVIKGSSHAKRLNNLNIHEDIEFCMKMDEYDVVPVIRDGEICLSA, from the coding sequence ATGAAAAAAATAGATGTCTGTTTAAGCCCTGAGCTTATACACTTATTTGATCTAAAAGGTAAAGTGGTGGTGATCGTAGATATTCTGCGCGCCACCTCTTGCATGACTACCGGCATAGCACACGGGGTAAAGGCCATCCGTCCTTTTGCGGATAGAGATGCCTGCATTAAAATGCGTGAGCAAGGATATTTCATTGCCGGAGAAAGAAATGGCATTAAGGTAGAAGGCTTTGATTTGGGCAATTCTCCTTTCGACTATATGGCGGAGAATGTTAAAAACCAGAAAGTGGCCGTTACCACCACCAATGGCACCGTAGCCATAGAAAAATCTGCCGAAGCGGCTGAAATCATCATTGGATCTTTCTTAAACATATCAGCTGTGGCTGACTACCTAAAAAAGCAGGACAAAGACGCTCTGATCTTCTGTGCTGGCTGGAAAGGTAAAGTGAATATGGAAGATTCATTATTCGCAGGAGCCTTGGTAAAAAGGCTGAAAGGCGAGTTCGTAAATGAATGCGATGCACCGCTTTTCGCACACACAGCCTTCGAATACTCTGAAGCTCAGTTGCTTGATGTTATCAAAGGCTCTTCTCATGCTAAAAGATTGAATAACCTCAACATACATGAGGACATTGAGTTTTGCATGAAAATGGATGAATATGATGTAGTGCCAGTAATTAGAGATGGCGAAATCTGCCTGAGCGCTTAA